The bacterium genomic interval GACGGATCCCGTCGACGAAGTCTGGGCCAACCAGGGTCCGCTGGAGTACGCGGGGAAGCCCTTCAGGAGCATCGGCCACGGCGAGGTCGAGCTCGGCTCCGACGAGGACAAGGAGAGAGCCAAGGAAGATCTCGGCAAGAAGGAAGAGAGCTTCCAGGACCTGCTCGCCGCGATGAAGGCCTCGATCGAAGGCGACGTGAAGGAGGTGCGGCTCTCGAGTCGCCTGAAGAGTTCCGCGTCGTGTCTCGTCCTCGAGGAGGGGGACCTCTCGCCGCAGCTCGAGGCGATGCTCCGCCAGGCCGGGCAGGCGATCCCGGAGCGCCAGCCCATCCTCGAGCTGAACCCGGACCACGCCGTCGTCGCGGCGCTCGGGAAGCGCTTCGAGGCGAACCCGACCGATCCGCGGATCGGCAAGTCGGCCCGGCTGCTGCTCGGGCAGGCGATCCTCGCCGAGGGCGGGCAGCTCGACGATCCGACCGCGTTCGCGGAGCTCGTGAACGAATTGATGGCCGAGACGCTCTAGGCGCCCAGGCGAGCGCGTCGAGCGCCGCGGCGCTAGGCGGGGACGGGCGACAGGGGCAGCGTGACGCGGATCTGCGTCCCGTTCGCGCCGTCGCTCTCGATTTCGAGGGCGCCGCCGTGGTCGATCGCGATGTCGCGGGCGACGGAGAGCCCGAGACCCGTTCCGCCCTCACGCAGGCGCGTGGTGTAGAAGGGGTCGAAGACGTGACGCAGGTCCTGCTCCGAGATGCCGGGACCGTCGTCGGTCACGAGGATCTCGGCCTGGTCGGGACCGGTGCGGAGGCCGATGTGGACCGTGGCACCCTCGTCCCGGGATTCGAGGGCGTTGCGGATCAGGTTGATCAGCGATTCCTCGATCTCGACGGGGTTCGCCGAGATGATGGCCTCGGGCGCCTCGACCTCGACCTGGACCACGCCGTCCCGGCTCGCCGCATAAGGCCGGCACAGGTCGGCGACGCGCGTGATCGTGGGGCCGAGGTCGACGAGGCGCCGTTCCGACGGTTCGTTGCGCGCGAAGCGGAGCAAGTGCTTCACGATGTCGCCACAGCGACGCGCCTCTTCGATGTTGACGCGCAGGGCATCGGCGAGGCCGTCGGCATCGGTCGACGCCTGCTCGAACTCCTTGAGCGCGAGCTCCGAGCTCAGCAGGATCCCGCCGACCGGGTTGTTGATCTGATGGGCGATTCCAGCGGCCAGGGTCCCGACCGAGGCGAGACGCTCCCTTCGCTGGAGCTCGATCACCGAGGCGGTGAGCGCCTGGGTGCGTGACGCGACCTCTGCTTCGAGCGCCTGGCGATGGCGCGCGTCCTGCGCGGCCTTGTCGACCCGCCGTGTCACGTCCCGCGCCGTGACGACGAGGTGCTGCCTCCCGGTCGCGCTGTCGAAGGGTCTCGACTTGGCCTCGATCACCACCCGCTCACGCCCCGTCATCGACGTGGGGATCTCGAGCTCGACGGGACCAGCGGGGCCGGCGAGGAGCGTCTGCAGGTCGGGGCTGTCGTGGCGGCGGAAGACTTCGTCCAGCAGCTCGAAGGCATCGACGCCGATCATCGCGTTCGGGTCGATCCCGAAGAGCGTCTCGTGGGCCGGGTTCGCGTAGACGAATCGTCCCTGGGCATCGAGCTCGTAGATCAGATCGCTCGCGCCTTCCGCGAGGTCGCGGAAGTGGGTGAAGGCCGCTTCGCGCGCGGCGCGGTTCGACGCGTTCTGGGCTTCGAGCGCGCTGATCTGGGCGAGGTGTTCCCGCGCGTAATAGCGGAGCGTGACCGAGAGCACCGAGGCCGAGACGAGGGTCATGACCGGCTCGACCCACGCCGCGATCGGATCGGCGGAGGAGGCGATCGAGAGGCCCTGGACCAGGAACGCTCCCGCCAGGATCAGCGCGTAGTCGAGTCGCGGGATCCCGGCGATGACGCCCGCGCCGAGTGCGAGGAGATAGAGGACGGGCGTATGGGCGGCAGCGTCGTGGATCGAGTGGAGGACGAAGTTGTTGACGAGAATGACGGCGACGAGGACCGCCGTGCGGGATCGGGGACGCTGTGGGCGACGCGCCGCCAGCACGAAGAGCAGGATCGCCGAGGCGAACTCGAGGGACGGGAGCCCGCCCTCGTGGAGGCCACCGAAGACGAAGTGGACGGCGGCCGAGGCCAGATATCCGAGCCCGACCGCGAAGGTCGCCGGATGGATGGCGCGGGCGAGCGACGCGTCCAGGACGGCTTGCCCTCTGGTCGAGAGATCTTCCGCCATGCCGACCACGGTAGCGAAGCCGATTCACCGATCATGAGGCTGTCGGAAGGGATGGCCTGGAATCGCGCGTCGGAAACTTCTCGACCTAGCGGAGGCCCATCCCGACGTAGTCTTCGGGCAACGAGGCAGGGCGAAGGATCACGTCCGACGACGCCGGGCCGATCCGAGCCGCGAGGCGCTCCATCACGGCTCGATCGAAGCCGTAGAACTCGACCGCGTTGGCGCCGAGGATGCGCGCGGTCTCGTCGGGAGGGACGCCGTGGAAGGCGTGGCGAAGACACGTCGGCGTCTCGGGCCAGGTGCCTTCCGGGTGCGGGAAGTCCGAGCCCCAGAGGAGGTTCTCGATGCCGATCTCGTGGCGCATCTCGACCTCGCCCCGTGAGATGAAGGTCGCGGTGATCGCGCACCGATCCCGCCAGTACGCGCTCGGCCGTCGCTCGATCCGATCGCGCAGGGCCTGCGAGTTCCACATGTCGTACATCTCGTCGAGGCGCATCAGCTCCTGGGGGACCCAGTGCGAGAGTGCTTCTGCGAAGACGAGCTTCAGGCCCGGAACGCGATCGAAGACGCCGCCCCAGATGAAGAACCAGAGCGGTCTCCGGTCGTAGAAGGTCGATTCCGTGAAGTGGAAGAACGAGGCCAGGGGCTCCTCCGATCCGTACGCGGTCGCGCCGTCCGGCGAGCGGGCGTTGCCACCGTGGATGCTGACGGGCAGATCGAGGTCGGCGGCGAGGGACCAGAGCGGGTCGTAGACCGGGTCGTGATAGCCGGGGAGCCCCGGCTCCAGGGGCGGCACGAGCAGCCCGCCCCGGAGTCCGTCTTCGCGGGCCCGCTTCGTCTCGGTCATCAGGGCGTCGACGTCGTGGGCCGCGGGCAGCTGGATCACCCCCGCGCGTCGCGTGGGGTTCTCGTTGCAGAACTCCGCGAGCCAGCGGTTGTAGGCTCGCGCGCCCGCCAGCTGGAGCTCGAAGGGCCAGGGTCTGCCCGAGAAGATCGGGCCCTCGGACTCCATGATGTCCGAGAAGGGCGGCTGGTTCTCGACGAAGCCGTCGCCGTAGAGGATCTCGCCCGCGATGCCTTCCGCGTCGAGGAAACGGTCGCGGACGGCGCCGTCGAAGAGGCCGAGGGTCGCTTCGAGCGCGCGTTCCGAGAAGGCAGCAGCTGCTTCGGGGGTCGCGCCGGTCGCCTGCATGAAGCCGTCGAGGAAGCCGGCGAGGGCGTCGCGATCACCGCGCGCCGCGGCCTCCGCGAGGGGCGCACTCGGCCGTGATCGCCAGTAGCGATCGAACTCGTCGCGATATTCGGGGTCGAAGTAGGGCGCGAAGCCGGGGAGGGGAGGGCCGGCGTGTCCGTCGCCGGAGATGACGAGATAGCGGTCGCTCATGTCGGCTCCTGCTCGTCCTTGCGTTTTTCGACTGGTCTCGCGAGTTCGCGATTCGTGCTGGACGCGCTTGCCCGGGAGCGGGGATCGGCGACGCTCGGCGGGACGCGAAGACAAGGTGGCAGGCACGGCCGGGGTGTCAAACGCCCGGTCCCGGGAGGTGCGCGTGCGGGAGAACGAGATGGGACAGCCGATCGGATTCGCGATCGACGATTGGCAGGGGGCGGAGTCGCCGGTCCACGAGGGGATCGAGGGGGCGCGATGCCGGCTCGAGCCGCTCTCCGCCGATCGTCACGCGGAGGTCCTCCATGAAGCCTTCGCCGCGAACGCCGACGGCAGCAACTGGACCTACCTGCCCTACGGCCCCTTCGAGAGCGCGGCGGCGTACGCCGCGTGCGTTCGCGACTTCGAACGTCTCGGAGCGGCGGGAGACACGCTCTTCTTCGCGATCGTCGAGGGAGGGAGCGAGCGTCCGATCGGCGTCTCGTCCTGGCTTCGGATCGCACCCGCGCTGGGCGCGATCGAGGTCGGACATCTCTGCTTCTCTCCGGCGCTCCAGCGCACGCCGCTCTCGACCGAGGCGATGTTCCTGATGATGCGGCGGGTCTTCGAGGAGTGGGGCTATCGCCGCTACGAATGGAAATGCGACGCGCTGAACGCGCCGTCGCGCGCGGCGGCGGCCCGGCTGGGCTTCCGGTACGAGGGCACGTTCCGACATCAGACCGTCGTGAAGGGTCGCAATCGAGACACCGCGTGGTTCTCGATCACCGACCTCGAGTGGCCCGCGCTGAAGGCGGGCTTCGAGGCCTGGCTCGATCCGGCGAACTTCGACGCCGCCGGTGGCCAGAAGCGGCGGCTCCGGGACTTTCTACCGGCGACGGCGGGGCGACCGCTCGCAGAAGATCTCGCCTAACGCGCCTTCTTCCAGGCGGCGATCCGTTCTTCGAGCGGCTCGAAGGATCTCGTGAATCCGTCGAGGTCGTCGTAGCGCGCCCCCTGGATGTACTCCGTCACGCCGAGCGCTTCGAGGGCGGCGAGTCGATCGAGATCTTCGGCTTCGGACCGGTGACCGAGTGCGCCGAAGGCAGCGATCTCGGGATCGGCGCGACCGGCGTCGACGAAGCGTGCCCGGAGTGCGTCCGCGTGCTCGCGGATCTTCTCGGGATCGTCGGTCATCGGCATCCATCCATCGCCCGCGCGGACGGCGCGATCGAGGGCGTGGGGCGCCGCGCCGCCGATCCAGATCCGCGGTTTCGGAGGGTTCGGGCGGAAGAGGAAGGGTTGATCACGGAGCGAGGTCACGTCGCCCTCGGCGCCGAAGGCTTCGTTCAGGAAACGGAGCGTCTCGTCGGTGATCCGGCCGCGCTGGCTCCGGTCGACGCCGAGCGCCCTGAACTCGCTGCCCATCCAGCCGATGCCCACGCCGAGCTCGAGGCGCCCGCCCGACAGCTCCTGGATCGTCGCGATCGCCTTGGCGGTCGGGAGGATCGGGCGGTAGGGCACGACGAGAACGGCCGTTCCGATCCGGATGCGGTCCGTCGCAGCGGCGAGCCAGGCGAGGGAGGTGAGCGGGTCGAGGTAGCGTCCGCCGGAACCCTCGGCGTCGTCAGGCGGGATCGCGATGTGGTCCGGCACCCAGAGGGCGTCGAGACCGGCCTCCTCGGCGAGGCGCGCGCTCTCCCGCAGAACCTCTGCGTTGGCGGCGGCCCCCATCAGTCGAAGCGCGAAGCCGAAGCGCATGCCGATCTCCGGGTTGCGGGTTTGGGTCGTTCGGAAGGAATCGACGGGCCGGTCGGGAACGATTCGGTCGAACTTAGCGCTTGCCTCGCGGCGTGTGCGGACCATCACGTTTCGACCGGATCGAGGCCCTCGAGTGGTTCCTTCGCTTCCCGGAACCGTGGGTTTCCGGAAGTACCCGGTCCGGATCGACGCACATTTCACGTTTGCGTTATTTTCCGCGCGCTGTCCGTAGGGTCCGGGGGCGATCGTCTCCGCCCGCGCGGCCCGGGAGGATCCATTCTGAGCGGCTCCGCCGATGACGACTTCATTTCCGTTCGAGACGTCGATCTCGCCTTCGGAAGTCGGATCGTCTACGACAAGCTCTCGTGTTCGATGCGCAAGGGCGGTGTCCATCTGCTCCTGGGGGGCAGCGGCTCCGGCAAGTCGACGCTCCTCCGGATGATCGGTGGCCTGCAGCAGCCGACCGAGGGAGAGGTGCGCGTCGCGGGCCAACGTCTCTCCGGGCTCCGGGAGCGCGACCTCGGTCAGATCCGCAAGGGGATCGGCATGCTCTTCCAGAACGGGGCGCTCCTCGATTCGATGACCGTGCTCGAGAACGTCGGACTCCCCCTTCGCGAGCACACGGACCAGTCGATCCCGCAGATCGCCGAGCGCGTTCGGACCGTCCTCTCGGCGGTGGGGCTCGAGGACGTCGAGCCGCTGCTTCCGAGCGAGCTCTCCGGCGGCATGCTCCGCCGCGTCGCCTTCGCCCGCGCGATCGTCATGGAGCCCGAGATCCTTCTCTGCGACGAGCCCTTTTCGGGGCTCGATCCGCTGAACGTCACTCGAATCGAAGATCTCCTCATGCGCTTGAATCGCGACCTCGGCCTCACGGTCGTCATCACGTCTCATCACATGGCGTCCTCCCTCCGCATGGCCGACCAGATCATCCTGCTCCGCGACCGCAACTGCGTCGCGGGCACCCCGGAGGAGCTGGCCGGAGGACACGACGAGGGCGTGATCGAATTCCTCGGTGAAGACGGGCGCGCCTATCTCGCGCGTCTCCACGAGATCGAAGGAGCGTCGCCGGCATGATCGAATCGATCCGCTCCCTCGGTTCGCGCACCAACGAGCAGCTCGAGGGCCTCGGGCGAGTTACCGCCTTCGGCACGGCGATCACCGGCGCGACCCTTCGGCCGCCCACCCGCTTCGGCTTCTTTCTACGCGCGCTCTACGACGCGGGCGTCCTTTCTGTCGCGTTGATCGCGCTCTCCGGCTTCACGGTCGGGATGGTGCTCGGCCTTCAGCTCTTCAACGTGCTGACCCGCTTCGGGGCGGACGAGGGCCTCGGCGCGGTCGTCGGCCTCTCGCTGATTCGCGAGCTCGGCCCCGTGGTCTGCGGCCTGCTCGTCACGGGCCGTGCCGGCTCGGCGGTGACGGCCGAGATCGGCACGATGAAGGCGACCGAACAGCTCGACGGCCTGCGCATGATGGCGATCGACCCGATCCACTTCGTGGCGATGCCGCGGGCGCTCGCGCTGACCTTCGCGATGCCGCTCCTCAACGCGATCTTCATCGTCTTCGCGATCGCCGGGGCCTATGCGATCGGCGTCGCCAATCAGGGCATGGACGCGGGCGTCTACCAGTCCGGTCTCGAGAGCGCCGTCGAGTTCCGACAGGACGTGGCGCAGAGCCTCCTCAAGAGCCTCGTCTTCGGGATGCTGATCGGCCTGGTCTCGACCTACAAGGGCCACCACTGCGCGCCCAACGCCGTCGGCGTCGCGCGCGCGACGACCTCGACGGTGGTGACCGCCTCCGTCGTCATTCTCTTGTCCGACTACGTGATCACGGCGCTCTGGGGCGTCTAGTTTTTCGCCTGCGGGCGCTCGGCG includes:
- a CDS encoding MlaE family lipid ABC transporter permease subunit, with translation MIESIRSLGSRTNEQLEGLGRVTAFGTAITGATLRPPTRFGFFLRALYDAGVLSVALIALSGFTVGMVLGLQLFNVLTRFGADEGLGAVVGLSLIRELGPVVCGLLVTGRAGSAVTAEIGTMKATEQLDGLRMMAIDPIHFVAMPRALALTFAMPLLNAIFIVFAIAGAYAIGVANQGMDAGVYQSGLESAVEFRQDVAQSLLKSLVFGMLIGLVSTYKGHHCAPNAVGVARATTSTVVTASVVILLSDYVITALWGV
- a CDS encoding TIGR03619 family F420-dependent LLM class oxidoreductase — protein: MRFGFALRLMGAAANAEVLRESARLAEEAGLDALWVPDHIAIPPDDAEGSGGRYLDPLTSLAWLAAATDRIRIGTAVLVVPYRPILPTAKAIATIQELSGGRLELGVGIGWMGSEFRALGVDRSQRGRITDETLRFLNEAFGAEGDVTSLRDQPFLFRPNPPKPRIWIGGAAPHALDRAVRAGDGWMPMTDDPEKIREHADALRARFVDAGRADPEIAAFGALGHRSEAEDLDRLAALEALGVTEYIQGARYDDLDGFTRSFEPLEERIAAWKKAR
- a CDS encoding ATP-binding cassette domain-containing protein, whose product is MVRHPEGVETGLLGEARALPQNLCVGGGPHQSKREAEAHADLRVAGLGRSEGIDGPVGNDSVELSACLAACADHHVSTGSRPSSGSFASRNRGFPEVPGPDRRTFHVCVIFRALSVGSGGDRLRPRGPGGSILSGSADDDFISVRDVDLAFGSRIVYDKLSCSMRKGGVHLLLGGSGSGKSTLLRMIGGLQQPTEGEVRVAGQRLSGLRERDLGQIRKGIGMLFQNGALLDSMTVLENVGLPLREHTDQSIPQIAERVRTVLSAVGLEDVEPLLPSELSGGMLRRVAFARAIVMEPEILLCDEPFSGLDPLNVTRIEDLLMRLNRDLGLTVVITSHHMASSLRMADQIILLRDRNCVAGTPEELAGGHDEGVIEFLGEDGRAYLARLHEIEGASPA
- a CDS encoding PAS domain-containing sensor histidine kinase, whose translation is MAEDLSTRGQAVLDASLARAIHPATFAVGLGYLASAAVHFVFGGLHEGGLPSLEFASAILLFVLAARRPQRPRSRTAVLVAVILVNNFVLHSIHDAAAHTPVLYLLALGAGVIAGIPRLDYALILAGAFLVQGLSIASSADPIAAWVEPVMTLVSASVLSVTLRYYAREHLAQISALEAQNASNRAAREAAFTHFRDLAEGASDLIYELDAQGRFVYANPAHETLFGIDPNAMIGVDAFELLDEVFRRHDSPDLQTLLAGPAGPVELEIPTSMTGRERVVIEAKSRPFDSATGRQHLVVTARDVTRRVDKAAQDARHRQALEAEVASRTQALTASVIELQRRERLASVGTLAAGIAHQINNPVGGILLSSELALKEFEQASTDADGLADALRVNIEEARRCGDIVKHLLRFARNEPSERRLVDLGPTITRVADLCRPYAASRDGVVQVEVEAPEAIISANPVEIEESLINLIRNALESRDEGATVHIGLRTGPDQAEILVTDDGPGISEQDLRHVFDPFYTTRLREGGTGLGLSVARDIAIDHGGALEIESDGANGTQIRVTLPLSPVPA
- a CDS encoding amidohydrolase, with the protein product MSDRYLVISGDGHAGPPLPGFAPYFDPEYRDEFDRYWRSRPSAPLAEAAARGDRDALAGFLDGFMQATGATPEAAAAFSERALEATLGLFDGAVRDRFLDAEGIAGEILYGDGFVENQPPFSDIMESEGPIFSGRPWPFELQLAGARAYNRWLAEFCNENPTRRAGVIQLPAAHDVDALMTETKRAREDGLRGGLLVPPLEPGLPGYHDPVYDPLWSLAADLDLPVSIHGGNARSPDGATAYGSEEPLASFFHFTESTFYDRRPLWFFIWGGVFDRVPGLKLVFAEALSHWVPQELMRLDEMYDMWNSQALRDRIERRPSAYWRDRCAITATFISRGEVEMRHEIGIENLLWGSDFPHPEGTWPETPTCLRHAFHGVPPDETARILGANAVEFYGFDRAVMERLAARIGPASSDVILRPASLPEDYVGMGLR
- a CDS encoding GNAT family N-acetyltransferase, yielding MGQPIGFAIDDWQGAESPVHEGIEGARCRLEPLSADRHAEVLHEAFAANADGSNWTYLPYGPFESAAAYAACVRDFERLGAAGDTLFFAIVEGGSERPIGVSSWLRIAPALGAIEVGHLCFSPALQRTPLSTEAMFLMMRRVFEEWGYRRYEWKCDALNAPSRAAAARLGFRYEGTFRHQTVVKGRNRDTAWFSITDLEWPALKAGFEAWLDPANFDAAGGQKRRLRDFLPATAGRPLAEDLA